The Pseudodesulfovibrio sp. zrk46 genome contains a region encoding:
- a CDS encoding OmpA family protein: protein MFARTKSDSEGYWPTISDLMSGLMLVFLLIAIAYMHNVEQGKKRIEKVAVTYQKTQVSLYESLMNEFKTDLPKWKAEIDPDTLSVKFMEPEVLFQSGCSDVTPAFKAILNDFFPRYLNILFSPEYADSISEIRIEGHTSSEWDNGKASKEVAYFNNMALSQDRTRSVLEYCYQITGDAEQRARMRKYVTANGLSSSHLVTDGTGVEQKALSRRVEFRTRTNAEQKIVEIIMEIER from the coding sequence ATGTTCGCACGAACTAAGTCTGACTCAGAGGGATACTGGCCGACAATTTCTGATTTGATGTCGGGATTGATGCTGGTCTTTCTCCTTATAGCCATTGCTTACATGCACAATGTCGAGCAGGGGAAAAAGCGTATTGAAAAGGTGGCCGTTACTTATCAAAAGACACAAGTCAGTTTGTACGAATCTTTGATGAATGAGTTCAAAACAGACCTACCTAAATGGAAAGCTGAGATCGATCCTGATACTTTGTCAGTCAAGTTTATGGAGCCAGAGGTCTTATTCCAATCTGGCTGTTCAGACGTCACACCTGCCTTCAAAGCCATACTCAACGATTTTTTCCCTCGGTATCTGAACATCCTTTTTTCTCCAGAATACGCGGATAGTATTAGCGAGATAAGGATCGAAGGGCATACTTCTTCAGAATGGGATAATGGCAAGGCTTCAAAAGAGGTCGCTTATTTCAATAACATGGCTCTCTCACAAGATAGAACGAGATCTGTTTTAGAGTATTGCTATCAAATTACGGGGGATGCTGAGCAAAGGGCTAGAATGAGAAAGTATGTTACCGCAAATGGGCTTTCATCTAGCCATTTGGTTACTGATGGGACTGGTGTCGAGCAAAAGGCATTATCTAGAAGAGTTGAGTTTAGAACTAGAACAAATGCTGAACAGAAAATTGTCGAAATCATCATGGAAATTGAGCGATGA
- a CDS encoding HNH endonuclease signature motif containing protein — translation MKLPDYLKCVEVKELLLKMGIEKIPELKPVEFIREIVKVQKVEVENPQLSFGKRLELEAVPLNQAQVTIGKDGTIEVNGLKACAYIKKQRQGIDHYRKTSEYRFHLCNCHTIEQMISGGRLSRYVSTTRSDGVFPVIDQSGYKVRELELKLELCTNCKRILADRGMLPSPFSLKEFFKRFQPEIPKTILKTEQVITSEAYSPDHQEVATRYKEAEKYKCQICRVDCSSSKGCLHLHHVDGNGQNNHHSNLRVLCADCHSKQFMHTHMEPNPEFAKQISLIKKMRKQQGIVGLL, via the coding sequence ATGAAGCTTCCAGATTATCTTAAATGTGTGGAGGTAAAAGAGTTACTGCTCAAAATGGGGATCGAGAAAATTCCCGAACTAAAGCCTGTTGAATTTATTCGTGAGATTGTCAAAGTTCAAAAGGTTGAAGTCGAAAATCCGCAATTATCCTTTGGTAAAAGGTTAGAGCTTGAGGCTGTCCCTTTGAATCAGGCACAAGTCACTATCGGCAAAGACGGCACGATAGAAGTCAACGGTCTAAAGGCGTGTGCATATATTAAAAAACAAAGGCAGGGTATTGATCATTACCGCAAGACGTCAGAGTATCGTTTCCACCTTTGCAACTGCCACACAATTGAGCAAATGATATCTGGTGGTCGATTGAGCCGATATGTTTCTACGACTCGAAGTGATGGGGTGTTCCCGGTTATCGATCAATCTGGCTACAAAGTGCGCGAACTGGAACTCAAACTTGAACTTTGTACCAATTGTAAAAGAATCTTAGCAGACAGAGGCATGCTTCCATCGCCGTTTTCTTTGAAAGAGTTTTTTAAACGCTTCCAGCCAGAAATCCCCAAGACTATTCTTAAAACGGAGCAAGTAATCACTAGCGAAGCATATTCGCCAGATCACCAAGAGGTTGCGACGCGCTACAAAGAGGCTGAAAAGTATAAATGTCAAATATGTCGAGTGGATTGCAGCAGTAGTAAGGGGTGCTTACATTTACATCATGTCGATGGAAATGGACAAAACAACCACCATAGCAATTTGAGGGTCCTTTGCGCTGATTGTCATTCGAAGCAATTCATGCACACTCACATGGAGCCCAATCCAGAATTTGCAAAGCAGATTAGCTTGATAAAAAAGATGAGAAAGCAGCAGGGAATTGTTGGATTGCTTTGA
- a CDS encoding GNAT family N-acetyltransferase yields MEFKLYSQYALPSHHLVWTKNAISTNQADPFCSTPAWQITFHDAFAPGRRLLIESSDNSHIAFAEHIVSPTEVYLTPIESHWCFGCPLLGKHAVEMLISFLPDIENKYATPPKILVSGIRPDGVLSQRLIQAFAPKFDIYIYNSSTQGVASLQNGLDGYLSRRSGNHRKKLKKQARRSTELGISYERVCPMSAQEAEATYSRMIQVELTSWKGIEKCGMAETPAREFYDIMLKRLSASGDGRVIFAKHEGKDIGFIFGAMAGNIYRGQQFSYDDQWKDYSIGNLMQIEKIRWLSEEGAKRYDMGPVSGPQMEYKTHWTEKHLPIQAWLLVKK; encoded by the coding sequence GTGGAATTCAAGCTCTACTCTCAATACGCTCTGCCCAGTCATCACCTCGTTTGGACAAAAAATGCCATCAGCACCAACCAGGCTGACCCATTCTGCTCCACCCCGGCATGGCAGATAACATTTCACGATGCTTTCGCCCCAGGACGCCGTCTTCTGATAGAGTCTTCTGACAACTCTCATATTGCTTTTGCAGAACATATTGTCTCGCCGACTGAGGTATATCTGACCCCCATCGAGTCTCACTGGTGCTTCGGATGTCCCCTGCTGGGAAAGCATGCTGTGGAAATGCTGATATCCTTCCTGCCAGACATCGAAAACAAATACGCAACTCCACCCAAGATCCTCGTCAGTGGAATACGTCCCGATGGAGTATTGTCCCAAAGGCTTATTCAGGCCTTTGCCCCCAAATTTGACATCTACATATATAATTCAAGCACTCAGGGAGTAGCCTCACTACAAAACGGCTTGGATGGATATCTTTCTCGCCGGTCCGGCAACCATCGCAAAAAGCTCAAAAAACAGGCCCGCCGTTCTACCGAACTGGGCATTTCCTATGAAAGAGTCTGTCCTATGTCAGCTCAAGAGGCAGAAGCGACATACTCCCGCATGATCCAGGTTGAGCTTACGAGCTGGAAGGGAATCGAAAAGTGCGGCATGGCAGAAACTCCTGCAAGAGAGTTCTACGACATCATGCTTAAACGACTGTCTGCTTCAGGAGATGGACGCGTCATTTTTGCCAAACACGAAGGCAAGGACATCGGTTTCATCTTTGGAGCCATGGCCGGAAACATCTATCGAGGACAACAGTTTAGCTATGACGATCAATGGAAAGACTATTCCATCGGCAATCTGATGCAAATCGAAAAAATCAGATGGCTCAGCGAGGAAGGCGCCAAGCGCTACGACATGGGCCCAGTGTCAGGCCCACAGATGGAATACAAAACACATTGGACAGAAAAACACCTTCCAATCCAAGCCTGGCTTCTTGTTAAAAAATAA
- a CDS encoding AAA family ATPase, producing the protein MARSTEPGSAEIYQTAEIFRDKCLMSDGSLLFEGRTVWSPENVDYFFRAFVENPDLTPDKSFMTKLEEQLLGQNDDVIILAAEMLAIYFLFPETYSVKSKTKKENLNNVLEWAGLVLPVDHVITKAFNAGLAKTGTYYNTGRPDEITFFARFAKAWKALPAAQQTERISDPWLFQDFVDQIDTAKKRPLRHVLLHLLFPDTFERISGGSARKDIIKAFSSLAPEAEETDNDDKKLLAIRNAIQAEHPQFEHFFQSPWAEQWKTHAPNKKAKTPPSAKPESEKAISNSKSKNVILYGPPGTGKTHALISGKIPGLEFIKDLPPEQQRFVTFHPSFSYEDFIEGITPVLKDDSDGTLKYERKNGVLKQLAQLAQSDSIAIDSNIDLSKVNKWKMSLGNTKTADGDLVFEACIEKSLLLFGFVGEDLSKSISSTESLRDRLNELKVDNQSIATMMRQFTIEMRKGDIVLVTKGNSGGIRAIGEVQGQYEYKPELADEFGFNSDYTHARKVNWLWVNDERTIPSEKILNKQVSQRTLYSINSILKNEELIRILNSKTRGKDKDYVLKIDEINRGNVAKIFGEFITAIEEDKRETPITLASGKTLMIPQNLFIVGTMNTADRSLTHLDTALRRRFKFIELLPNPSLLNGKTIEGVNLTTLLTKMNERIESLLGREHTLGHGYFMKGVNKTIDTSQELYDVIMEKVLPQLQEYFFDDYEQIQMILGKEIINEAELKSLPDNFTTRKVYRINRLEISSFIRALQNEYDLKVEQGDA; encoded by the coding sequence GTGGCACGCAGTACCGAACCTGGATCAGCTGAAATCTATCAGACTGCCGAAATATTCCGCGACAAATGCCTTATGAGCGATGGTTCTCTTTTGTTTGAAGGTAGAACTGTTTGGTCTCCTGAGAATGTTGATTATTTCTTCAGGGCCTTTGTGGAAAATCCAGATTTAACTCCTGACAAAAGTTTCATGACGAAACTCGAAGAACAGCTTTTAGGACAAAATGATGATGTGATCATTTTGGCTGCTGAAATGTTAGCTATATACTTTTTGTTTCCAGAAACTTATTCGGTGAAAAGTAAAACCAAAAAAGAAAATTTAAACAATGTCTTAGAATGGGCAGGCTTAGTTCTTCCAGTTGACCATGTAATTACAAAAGCTTTTAATGCGGGCCTTGCAAAGACTGGAACGTATTACAATACGGGACGGCCTGATGAAATAACGTTCTTCGCTCGCTTTGCAAAAGCGTGGAAGGCATTGCCAGCAGCTCAGCAAACAGAACGGATTAGTGATCCTTGGCTGTTCCAAGACTTTGTTGATCAAATTGACACTGCCAAAAAACGTCCTCTAAGACACGTACTCCTTCACTTGCTATTCCCAGACACCTTTGAACGGATATCTGGAGGCAGCGCAAGAAAAGACATCATCAAAGCATTTTCCTCACTAGCTCCGGAGGCAGAAGAAACTGACAACGATGATAAAAAATTATTAGCCATAAGAAATGCAATCCAAGCTGAGCACCCTCAGTTTGAGCATTTTTTTCAATCACCATGGGCTGAGCAGTGGAAAACACATGCTCCCAACAAAAAAGCTAAGACCCCTCCCAGCGCCAAGCCCGAAAGCGAAAAGGCTATCAGCAACTCGAAATCTAAGAATGTTATTCTATATGGCCCCCCAGGGACTGGTAAAACTCATGCATTGATCTCAGGTAAAATTCCAGGCCTTGAGTTCATAAAAGACCTCCCCCCTGAGCAACAGCGTTTTGTAACATTTCACCCTTCATTTAGTTACGAGGACTTTATCGAAGGCATAACCCCTGTTCTAAAAGATGATTCAGATGGCACACTCAAGTACGAACGAAAGAATGGAGTTTTAAAGCAACTAGCACAGCTCGCCCAATCGGACTCCATCGCCATTGACTCCAACATTGACCTATCCAAAGTAAACAAATGGAAAATGTCATTAGGGAACACGAAAACGGCCGATGGAGATTTGGTTTTTGAAGCATGCATAGAGAAGAGCCTTTTGCTGTTCGGCTTTGTTGGCGAAGATTTAAGCAAAAGCATTAGCAGCACTGAATCCCTTCGAGATCGATTGAATGAACTCAAGGTGGATAACCAAAGCATTGCTACAATGATGCGCCAATTTACAATTGAAATGCGTAAAGGCGACATCGTCCTTGTGACAAAAGGTAATTCTGGTGGAATTAGAGCAATTGGTGAAGTGCAAGGTCAATATGAATACAAACCGGAGCTAGCAGATGAGTTTGGGTTCAATTCAGACTATACTCACGCCCGAAAAGTAAACTGGCTGTGGGTGAATGATGAAAGAACAATCCCGTCAGAGAAAATACTCAACAAGCAAGTCTCCCAGCGCACGCTCTATAGCATAAACTCCATACTTAAAAATGAGGAGCTCATTCGAATCCTCAACTCAAAGACTCGAGGTAAGGACAAGGATTACGTTCTAAAGATTGATGAAATAAATCGTGGCAATGTTGCCAAGATCTTCGGCGAATTCATTACTGCTATCGAAGAAGACAAGCGTGAAACACCTATTACGCTCGCTTCTGGTAAAACCTTAATGATTCCCCAAAATCTATTCATCGTTGGAACCATGAATACGGCAGATCGCTCACTAACACATCTCGATACTGCCTTACGGCGTCGTTTTAAATTTATTGAACTCCTGCCTAACCCAAGCTTGTTAAACGGTAAGACCATCGAAGGAGTAAACCTCACAACGCTTCTCACCAAAATGAACGAGCGAATTGAGTCATTACTTGGGCGTGAACATACTCTTGGGCATGGCTATTTCATGAAGGGTGTAAATAAGACAATAGACACATCCCAAGAGCTCTACGATGTGATCATGGAAAAAGTACTCCCTCAACTACAGGAGTACTTCTTCGATGACTACGAGCAGATTCAAATGATTTTGGGGAAAGAGATTATTAATGAGGCTGAATTAAAATCCTTGCCTGACAATTTCACAACAAGAAAAGTATATCGAATTAACAGGCTAGAGATTTCGTCGTTCATTCGAGCTCTTCAAAATGAGTACGACCTGAAAG
- a CDS encoding type ISP restriction/modification enzyme, translated as MTALQKILDTFRETATSEREKGTYFEELTICYLKNEATYKDLYSDVWTYAEWAELEGLEGTDTGIDLVAKTRGTDEFHAIQCKLYAEDHTLQKKDIDSFFTASGKTNFSRRIIVCTTNKWSGPAENSLSNQNPPVFKIDLHDLENSQIDWSQYQPDSEPIIKEKYDLRDHQKAAYDAVEKGLKTTDRGKLIMACGTGKTFTSLKIAEGLAGKGKRVLFMVPSLALLSQTLTEWTQQSKTPLHSFAVCSDSDVGKKRKKDDDSVQVFAHELRYPATTKADKLARAMEKRHDSEHMSVVFSTYHSIDVLSRAQYEHNLPEFDLIICDEAHRTTGATFAGEDESNFVKVHEDRFLKGAKRIYMTATPRLYSDTAKTTAERDDIVLCSMDNEEQYGKDLYTINFSEAVKLGLLCDYKVLVLSVDETHVSRRIQSLLSDENNQLKVDDAAKIIGCWKALSKQDVTADLVDDSDPMKRAVAFCQVIEIAKKARKHKVSSKNIAGMFQQVVASYQKTEDDELASTLACEAEHVDGSMNASEKEEKLDWLRAESPDNTCRILSNVRCLSEGVDVPALDAVLFLTPRNSQVDVVQSVGRVMRNAPGKKRGYVILPVVIPAGKEPHEALNDNVTYKVVWQVLQALRSHDDRFDAMVNKTELIGPDISKIEVVAITDKINAKTSAKKGDTGKGSHTIGAAEPTRRDPVAKQLTFEISDFERAIYAKLVQKCGNRHHWEDWANDIAKIAQTHINRIHTILEDESHVQERKAFQDFAEELRDDLNDSITDDEVIEMLAQHLITKPVFDSLFEGYSFAQNNPISQAMQGVLDTLQEHRLDKEADTLEKFYDSVKLRAEGIDSAEGKQKIVVELYDKFFRNAFPKMTERLGIVYTPVEVVDFIIHSVNDVLKSEFGQTLGSEGVHIIDPFTGTGTFITRLLQSGLISPEQLPHKYRHEIHANEIVLLAYYIAAINIEAVYHTLMGGKGEYEPFEGICLTDTFQMYEKDDLISVALEDNSDRRKRQKELDIRVIMGNPPYSVGQGNENDNNQNIVYPTLDESIRNTYVARSKAVLSKGLYDSYIRAIRWASDRIGNTGVIGFVTNGGFLEANTAAGMRQCLADEFSNIYVFHLRGNQRTSGERSRQEGGKIFGSGSRAPIAISLLVKNPKAHKTGQIFFHDIGDYLSREDKLKKVEAFASIEGIAEITGWNQITPDERGDWMNLRDNSFDEYIVIGDKKNQQKKMVEEYSCGVLTCRDAWCFNASKTDLANNMRRMIDFYNHEVNRFQSLYENLDKRDRKKKIADFIDTDPAKISWSRALKNQLAQGKIYQYEGKGITQSVYRPFSKRWLYFDRSFNEMVYQMPRIFPNDELNNLVIVATGTGEKNDYSVLMVNAVPEYKTHYNGLCFPLYLYEEEKPAKNQKQASLFDEPNPKEAKRTKRDAITDEGLQEFQQAYPGEFISKEDIFYYVYGLLHSPDYRERFRNNLTKELPRIPCVKTATDFWAFSKAGRDLADLHLNYETVDMYPVTVDTNGKELKNSDYRVKKMKYGKGKDKTVLIYNPRITLRDIPLEAYDYVVNGKPALDWVVERQCVKQDKKSGIINDANDWAIETMNNPRYPLELFMRVITVSLETMKIVNGLPKLDI; from the coding sequence ATGACTGCCCTTCAAAAGATACTCGACACCTTCCGTGAAACCGCCACCAGCGAACGCGAGAAAGGCACCTACTTTGAAGAATTGACTATCTGCTACCTCAAAAATGAAGCCACATACAAAGACCTGTACAGTGATGTTTGGACATATGCGGAATGGGCGGAGCTTGAAGGGCTTGAGGGGACAGACACAGGCATTGACCTTGTTGCTAAGACGAGAGGCACGGATGAATTTCACGCAATCCAGTGTAAACTCTATGCTGAAGATCACACGCTCCAAAAGAAAGATATCGACAGCTTCTTTACTGCTTCCGGCAAAACTAATTTCTCCCGCCGAATCATCGTTTGCACGACCAATAAATGGAGCGGGCCCGCAGAGAACTCTTTGAGCAATCAAAATCCTCCGGTTTTCAAAATCGACTTGCACGATCTTGAAAACAGCCAAATCGATTGGTCGCAATACCAACCAGATTCCGAACCGATTATTAAGGAAAAGTACGACCTTCGAGATCACCAAAAAGCCGCTTATGACGCCGTTGAAAAAGGGCTGAAGACGACAGACCGAGGCAAGCTCATTATGGCTTGCGGAACCGGCAAGACCTTCACCAGCCTAAAAATCGCTGAAGGACTGGCAGGCAAGGGAAAGCGAGTCCTATTCATGGTGCCAAGCCTTGCCTTGCTTTCTCAGACCCTCACAGAATGGACACAACAGAGCAAAACGCCCCTGCACAGCTTTGCCGTATGTTCGGATAGTGACGTCGGCAAAAAGCGTAAAAAAGACGATGACAGCGTACAGGTGTTCGCCCATGAGTTGCGCTACCCTGCCACCACGAAAGCAGACAAACTGGCGAGGGCAATGGAAAAACGTCACGACAGCGAGCACATGAGTGTTGTGTTTTCCACCTACCACTCAATCGATGTTCTCAGTCGGGCACAGTATGAACACAACTTACCAGAGTTCGACCTTATTATTTGTGATGAAGCGCATAGAACTACGGGCGCGACTTTTGCTGGAGAGGATGAAAGTAACTTCGTCAAAGTCCATGAGGACCGCTTCCTTAAAGGCGCAAAGCGTATATACATGACCGCAACCCCGCGCCTTTATAGTGACACAGCTAAGACCACCGCCGAACGCGATGACATAGTGCTTTGCTCCATGGACAATGAAGAACAATACGGCAAAGACCTATATACCATTAACTTCTCCGAAGCGGTCAAACTCGGACTGTTGTGTGATTACAAGGTGCTGGTTTTATCCGTTGACGAAACTCATGTTAGTCGCCGTATTCAGAGTTTGCTTTCTGACGAGAACAACCAGCTCAAAGTTGACGACGCCGCAAAAATAATTGGTTGCTGGAAAGCTCTTTCAAAACAGGACGTGACCGCCGACCTTGTAGACGATTCCGACCCAATGAAACGGGCGGTTGCCTTTTGTCAGGTTATCGAGATTGCCAAGAAAGCACGGAAACACAAGGTCAGCTCAAAAAATATTGCTGGCATGTTTCAGCAGGTAGTGGCGAGCTATCAAAAGACCGAAGATGACGAACTAGCCTCCACTCTTGCCTGTGAAGCCGAACATGTAGACGGCTCCATGAACGCCAGTGAGAAGGAAGAGAAACTTGACTGGCTTCGAGCAGAATCCCCAGATAACACCTGCCGCATATTGAGCAATGTCCGCTGCCTTTCCGAAGGCGTTGACGTCCCCGCGCTTGATGCAGTGTTATTCCTCACTCCCCGCAATTCACAAGTTGATGTGGTTCAGTCTGTCGGACGCGTAATGAGAAACGCTCCGGGCAAGAAACGTGGCTATGTCATTCTCCCTGTAGTTATTCCTGCAGGTAAGGAGCCTCATGAGGCCCTGAATGACAACGTGACCTATAAAGTCGTTTGGCAAGTGCTACAGGCTTTGCGTTCTCACGATGACCGCTTTGACGCTATGGTGAACAAGACCGAACTGATCGGTCCGGATATCAGCAAGATTGAAGTCGTTGCCATTACGGATAAGATTAATGCAAAGACCTCAGCAAAGAAGGGAGACACAGGCAAAGGCTCTCATACTATTGGCGCTGCTGAACCGACGCGGCGTGATCCGGTAGCGAAACAACTTACGTTTGAAATCAGCGACTTTGAACGCGCCATTTATGCGAAGCTGGTTCAGAAATGCGGCAACCGGCACCACTGGGAAGACTGGGCCAACGATATTGCAAAGATCGCCCAGACGCATATCAACCGGATTCACACGATTCTTGAAGACGAGAGCCACGTACAGGAGCGCAAGGCGTTTCAGGACTTTGCCGAAGAGTTACGAGACGATCTCAATGACTCTATTACAGACGATGAAGTCATAGAAATGCTGGCCCAGCACCTAATCACAAAGCCGGTTTTCGACTCGCTCTTTGAAGGCTACAGCTTTGCCCAGAACAATCCCATTTCACAGGCCATGCAAGGGGTCTTGGATACCTTGCAGGAACACCGGCTAGACAAAGAAGCCGACACGCTCGAAAAGTTCTATGACAGCGTAAAACTCCGGGCCGAGGGCATCGACAGCGCCGAAGGCAAACAAAAAATCGTGGTCGAACTCTATGACAAGTTTTTCCGGAACGCCTTCCCGAAAATGACCGAACGCCTAGGTATCGTATATACCCCAGTCGAGGTGGTGGATTTCATCATTCACAGCGTCAATGACGTGCTGAAAAGCGAATTTGGCCAGACCCTCGGCAGCGAGGGCGTACATATTATCGACCCCTTCACCGGCACCGGCACCTTTATTACCCGCCTCCTGCAAAGCGGCCTGATTTCGCCGGAACAGCTCCCCCACAAGTACAGGCATGAGATTCACGCCAATGAAATCGTTTTGCTGGCCTACTACATCGCCGCAATCAATATCGAGGCGGTCTACCACACCCTCATGGGCGGCAAGGGAGAGTATGAGCCGTTCGAAGGCATTTGCCTGACTGACACCTTCCAAATGTATGAGAAAGACGACCTGATTAGCGTTGCTCTTGAGGACAACAGCGACCGCAGGAAGCGACAAAAAGAGTTGGATATTCGGGTTATTATGGGGAACCCACCGTACTCAGTGGGACAAGGAAACGAAAACGATAATAACCAGAATATTGTCTATCCCACTTTAGATGAAAGCATACGAAATACTTATGTCGCACGATCCAAGGCTGTGCTGTCCAAAGGGCTGTATGATAGCTACATTCGGGCTATTCGGTGGGCTTCCGACCGAATAGGGAATACGGGTGTAATCGGCTTTGTCACCAATGGCGGTTTTTTAGAAGCAAATACCGCAGCTGGAATGAGGCAATGCCTTGCTGATGAATTTTCAAATATCTATGTCTTTCACCTTCGTGGGAATCAACGCACGTCTGGAGAGCGTTCCCGGCAAGAAGGGGGAAAAATATTTGGAAGCGGAAGCCGTGCTCCGATCGCCATTTCTTTATTAGTCAAGAATCCAAAGGCCCATAAGACTGGGCAAATTTTCTTCCATGATATTGGTGACTATCTTAGCCGCGAAGACAAGCTGAAAAAGGTTGAAGCCTTTGCAAGTATCGAAGGTATTGCCGAAATCACTGGCTGGAATCAAATTACGCCAGACGAACGCGGTGACTGGATGAACCTACGTGATAATAGTTTTGACGAATATATAGTTATTGGAGACAAGAAAAATCAACAAAAGAAGATGGTCGAAGAGTACTCTTGTGGCGTACTGACTTGCCGAGATGCTTGGTGCTTTAATGCATCGAAGACTGATTTAGCTAATAATATGCGGCGAATGATTGACTTCTATAACCACGAAGTAAACCGCTTTCAAAGTCTTTATGAGAACCTAGACAAAAGGGACCGTAAGAAAAAAATTGCCGATTTTATTGATACAGACCCCGCTAAGATCAGTTGGTCACGCGCTTTAAAGAATCAGTTAGCACAAGGGAAGATATATCAATACGAAGGGAAGGGAATAACTCAAAGTGTCTATCGACCATTTTCCAAAAGGTGGCTATATTTTGACCGTTCCTTCAATGAAATGGTATATCAAATGCCCCGCATATTTCCTAATGACGAACTAAACAACCTAGTGATTGTTGCAACTGGTACCGGAGAAAAGAATGACTATTCTGTTTTAATGGTTAATGCAGTTCCAGAATACAAAACACATTACAATGGGTTGTGCTTCCCACTCTACCTCTACGAAGAGGAAAAGCCCGCCAAAAATCAAAAACAAGCCAGCCTCTTTGACGAACCCAATCCCAAAGAAGCCAAGCGCACGAAGCGGGATGCCATAACAGACGAAGGTTTGCAGGAATTCCAGCAGGCCTATCCCGGTGAATTCATCAGCAAGGAAGACATTTTCTATTACGTGTACGGCCTGCTCCATTCCCCGGATTACCGGGAACGGTTCAGGAACAACCTGACCAAAGAGTTGCCCCGTATCCCATGCGTGAAAACCGCCACCGATTTCTGGGCCTTCAGCAAAGCGGGCCGGGACTTGGCAGACCTGCATTTGAATTATGAAACCGTGGATATGTACCCCGTCACCGTGGATACGAATGGCAAAGAGCTCAAAAACAGCGACTACCGAGTCAAGAAGATGAAATACGGCAAGGGCAAGGACAAAACGGTCCTCATCTATAACCCCCGTATCACGTTACGCGACATTCCTTTGGAGGCCTACGACTACGTGGTCAATGGCAAACCTGCTCTCGATTGGGTTGTAGAGCGTCAATGCGTTAAGCAGGACAAAAAATCTGGCATCATTAACGACGCTAACGATTGGGCCATCGAAACCATGAACAACCCGCGCTATCCGCTAGAGCTCTTTATGCGCGTAATCACGGTCAGTCTTGAGACCATGAAGATCGTGAATGGGTTGCCTAAGTTGGATATTTAG